A single region of the Legionella oakridgensis ATCC 33761 = DSM 21215 genome encodes:
- a CDS encoding MFS transporter translates to MVIRIYFANHLFPLLSGLTLTISFDQSEFLASLIFIGYAIGAPLIALLAQRFGIRWMMMCAALTSVLSTFFLVYFSWPIYLVAILLLLQGVTTGSFVLTAMAIKRLTPEDILASTLSFSTLLAQLIGSLMLMLLSWVIYIWHGESIMHHHNVYSSVILQKTMYLLVIALCFTFIVAYLIKLPHPKK, encoded by the coding sequence TTGGTCATTCGTATTTATTTTGCCAATCATTTATTTCCTCTTTTATCGGGACTGACCTTGACCATTAGTTTTGACCAATCAGAGTTTTTAGCGTCCCTTATTTTTATTGGTTACGCCATTGGTGCACCACTGATTGCGTTATTAGCCCAGAGATTTGGGATTAGATGGATGATGATGTGTGCTGCACTTACGTCCGTGTTATCCACTTTTTTCCTTGTTTATTTTAGTTGGCCTATTTATCTGGTGGCAATCTTATTATTGTTGCAGGGAGTGACCACTGGTTCATTTGTCTTGACGGCTATGGCGATTAAGCGCCTCACCCCGGAAGATATTTTGGCAAGTACATTAAGCTTTAGCACACTTTTAGCGCAACTGATTGGCTCATTGATGTTGATGCTATTAAGTTGGGTTATTTATATTTGGCACGGCGAAAGTATTATGCATCATCATAACGTTTACTCGTCGGTTATTTTACAAAAAACCATGTATTTATTGGTGATAGCGCTGTGCTTTACTTTTATCGTTGCCTATTTAATCAAGCTGCCTCATCCAAAAAAATAA
- a CDS encoding CsiV family protein, with protein sequence MLRITLFISLLANCCFGYANTHTLYQIDIIVFTHQQSSENPEHTLSPLVTPDTHTAIPLQSLDNTRTPYHLLPASASQLRNEYWVLNRKPQYRILFHYTWLQPSNNQRPVVLSSTHNNGWNVEGTLRVRQSNYYLLDTELFFSSPTSNELSFIFSQKQRLKPNVVYYLDHPQAGMLIKIHKVA encoded by the coding sequence ATGCTACGAATCACTTTATTTATTAGTTTATTAGCGAATTGCTGTTTTGGATATGCCAACACTCACACCCTCTATCAAATTGATATAATTGTTTTTACTCATCAACAAAGTTCTGAGAATCCTGAGCATACTTTATCGCCGCTGGTTACCCCAGACACTCATACAGCCATCCCGCTGCAAAGTTTGGATAATACAAGGACCCCCTACCATCTTTTGCCTGCATCTGCCTCTCAATTACGCAATGAATATTGGGTATTGAACCGCAAACCACAATATCGAATACTGTTTCATTATACTTGGCTGCAACCCAGCAATAATCAACGGCCTGTTGTTTTATCCTCTACCCATAATAACGGCTGGAATGTGGAAGGCACCTTACGCGTCCGACAAAGCAATTATTATTTACTTGATACTGAATTATTTTTTTCATCCCCTACCAGTAACGAGCTATCGTTTATATTTTCTCAAAAACAGCGTTTAAAACCCAACGTTGTTTATTATCTTGATCACCCCCAAGCAGGAATGCTAATCAAAATTCATAAAGTAGCCTAA
- a CDS encoding phosphate/phosphite/phosphonate ABC transporter substrate-binding protein gives MEQLKKIIAILVLGLIAAPIFAKNTSCLKFGISQSKYTSTALEKEWPLFINALEKASGHCVQLLTFNDQGALVNALKKGNVAMGYVKNKALIEHKKTLKPIAQVIEKNPKTGKPMTSYSSYVIAEKNSSVTSLRDLKNHKIAYTDPYSSSGYTRLKQELSKAGVRATWVQYDNITQALAAVKEQKAAAVGIWDYHFEKKLSNQQDYKIIAKFSSHPTPYLVVNTNQIAPALQMQITSKLAHFKGIYNIVGFKIISNAQP, from the coding sequence ATGGAACAGTTGAAAAAAATAATTGCAATCCTTGTATTGGGATTGATAGCTGCACCAATCTTTGCAAAAAACACGTCTTGTCTTAAGTTTGGTATCAGTCAATCCAAATACACCAGCACGGCTTTAGAAAAAGAATGGCCTCTATTTATCAACGCGTTAGAAAAAGCAAGCGGGCATTGTGTACAACTATTAACCTTCAATGATCAGGGCGCCTTAGTGAATGCTTTAAAAAAAGGCAACGTCGCAATGGGCTATGTTAAAAATAAAGCCCTAATAGAACATAAAAAAACATTAAAGCCAATCGCTCAAGTGATAGAAAAAAATCCAAAAACAGGTAAACCCATGACCAGTTACAGCAGTTATGTGATTGCAGAAAAAAACTCAAGCGTTACCTCATTGCGTGATCTGAAAAACCATAAAATTGCCTACACAGATCCCTACTCTTCCTCAGGTTATACTCGTTTAAAGCAAGAATTATCCAAAGCCGGAGTGCGAGCAACCTGGGTTCAATATGATAACATTACCCAGGCATTGGCTGCTGTTAAAGAGCAAAAAGCCGCTGCCGTAGGCATCTGGGATTATCATTTTGAGAAAAAATTGTCTAATCAACAGGATTACAAAATCATTGCCAAATTTTCAAGTCACCCTACCCCATACTTGGTTGTTAATACCAATCAAATAGCCCCGGCGTTACAAATGCAAATCACGTCCAAACTTGCTCATTTTAAAGGGATATATAACATTGTGGGCTTTAAGATAATCTCTAATGCCCAACCATAA
- a CDS encoding MFS transporter: protein MVTVSVDIPRSRFGIWLAGVSFVLFQFFMQLSSGVVIGAIMQNMHLTALTAGLLGSSLYVIYTTLQIPVGILFDRKNSRSLLAINAFLCSIGCFVFAASDSLAGLFIGRFLMGAGSAFAFVGFSHILRQYFPIKQFAFMIGFSETLAFIITVIGMISMGKVISSWGWRYFIIAAGMLGLFISCLCWINIPNSPRSSKPTPDYGQQIIQILKNGKAWINGLFVGLCFIIVTVFGALWAVPFLQVKLAGSLQEATILVAFFFLGAGVSCPLFGMLSNWFNQRRPLILSSCLSTTILFLALLYLPLHNPFVIGLLMFIMGCCCGAYMLAYTIANELAPADLLSTCTGFTNTLAVLTVPIFQTLIGYLLDIFNQKGQYTLGDYQMALLTIPGALLIASILVLFLPEKTERNPKN, encoded by the coding sequence ATGGTAACAGTTAGCGTAGATATCCCAAGGTCTCGTTTCGGCATTTGGTTGGCCGGTGTTTCTTTTGTGTTATTTCAGTTTTTTATGCAACTCTCTTCCGGTGTGGTCATTGGTGCCATCATGCAAAACATGCATCTTACCGCACTGACCGCAGGATTACTCGGCAGCTCATTATATGTTATTTACACCACTCTGCAGATTCCAGTTGGCATATTATTTGATCGCAAAAACAGTCGAAGCTTGTTGGCGATAAACGCTTTTCTTTGCAGCATAGGCTGTTTCGTATTTGCAGCAAGCGATAGTCTTGCCGGACTTTTTATAGGCCGTTTTTTAATGGGTGCCGGATCTGCCTTTGCTTTTGTCGGTTTTTCTCATATCCTGCGACAATATTTTCCCATCAAACAATTTGCCTTCATGATTGGTTTTTCAGAAACGCTGGCTTTTATCATCACCGTCATTGGTATGATCAGTATGGGAAAAGTGATTTCTTCCTGGGGATGGCGTTATTTTATCATTGCAGCAGGCATGCTTGGCCTATTTATATCCTGTTTATGCTGGATAAATATTCCCAATAGCCCCCGATCCTCAAAACCTACCCCTGATTATGGCCAACAAATTATACAAATTCTGAAAAACGGCAAAGCTTGGATCAACGGTCTTTTTGTCGGCTTATGCTTTATTATTGTCACCGTATTTGGAGCATTGTGGGCAGTTCCTTTTCTGCAGGTAAAACTGGCCGGAAGTTTACAAGAAGCAACGATTTTAGTAGCCTTTTTTTTCCTTGGCGCCGGGGTCAGTTGTCCTTTGTTCGGGATGCTTTCCAATTGGTTTAATCAGCGAAGACCTCTGATTTTAAGCTCATGTCTGTCGACTACCATTTTATTTCTAGCGTTGCTGTATTTACCCTTACATAATCCTTTTGTCATCGGTTTGTTAATGTTCATCATGGGTTGCTGCTGTGGCGCTTATATGCTGGCTTATACCATTGCCAATGAACTGGCACCCGCCGATTTATTATCCACATGCACCGGTTTCACCAACACCTTAGCGGTATTAACAGTTCCTATTTTTCAAACCCTTATTGGTTATCTATTAGATATTTTCAATCAAAAAGGCCAATACACACTTGGCGACTATCAGATGGCACTCCTAACCATCCCTGGAGCACTCCTGATTGCCAGCATTTTAGTGCTTTTTCTCCCTGAAAAAACAGAGCGAAATCCTAAAAATTAA
- a CDS encoding Tim44 domain-containing protein, whose amino-acid sequence MYKLFTYLLITLLAFGLVVNEASAKRFGGGRSFGVQRSKSSLFSANYAKNNKSLGQRSQASKWGGVLGGLLVGGLLASLFMGHGLANGLISWLIVGSLIFFLISFMRKRMQPGFQTARSAGFSQYRFSNAANFSSARAEDYQAVDYPNGFERESFLRDAKVKFIRLQAAYDQKNMQDLSTFTAPEIFAEIKMQIEERGDEPNVTEVVQLDAELLDVARQADGWIATVRFTGFIKENNDPMTQLDELWHFRQFGHSNDWVVGGIQQ is encoded by the coding sequence ATGTATAAGTTATTTACGTATTTATTAATTACGCTACTGGCTTTTGGACTGGTGGTGAATGAAGCATCGGCCAAGCGTTTTGGCGGTGGGCGAAGTTTTGGTGTTCAGCGTTCAAAAAGCAGTCTCTTTTCAGCAAATTATGCAAAAAATAATAAATCCTTAGGTCAACGTTCTCAAGCCAGCAAATGGGGCGGCGTGCTGGGTGGATTGTTAGTAGGAGGCTTATTAGCCAGTTTGTTTATGGGGCATGGCTTGGCTAATGGGTTAATATCCTGGTTAATTGTCGGTTCATTAATTTTCTTTCTTATAAGTTTCATGCGCAAAAGAATGCAACCCGGCTTTCAGACGGCTCGCTCTGCTGGCTTTAGTCAATACCGATTTAGCAATGCCGCGAATTTTTCTTCAGCCAGGGCGGAGGATTATCAGGCTGTTGATTACCCTAATGGCTTTGAACGGGAATCATTTCTTCGTGATGCTAAAGTCAAGTTTATCCGTCTGCAAGCGGCTTATGATCAAAAAAATATGCAGGATTTAAGTACTTTTACAGCTCCGGAAATATTTGCAGAAATCAAAATGCAGATAGAGGAACGAGGTGATGAGCCTAATGTAACAGAAGTCGTTCAGCTTGATGCTGAATTATTGGATGTTGCCAGGCAAGCGGATGGCTGGATAGCAACGGTACGCTTTACGGGTTTTATTAAGGAAAATAATGATCCTATGACGCAATTGGATGAACTGTGGCATTTTCGTCAGTTTGGTCACAGCAATGATTGGGTAGTGGGTGGTATTCAACAATAG
- a CDS encoding pentapeptide repeat-containing protein produces MNANFTDVNFDENAIFTKAIFKDNTLFIDASFAGDANFNETYFDGKTNFSRAIFQGDVTFNRAVFKEFASFSYAQFRGHVSLNHTELPKYFDFSYVTNIRDVINFNNSNDLYSYETSINLIGTDISKLRLDYSFFSLYFPEDTSDTDIRNVYEDLIKLQKDYGYDAGYKKIMIEYNTYTYMKNKQYIRYFFDKYLWNFGFDKTNLILIVIYIIIFFSLINSFFILRWSEKFIIFLF; encoded by the coding sequence ATGAATGCCAATTTTACCGATGTCAATTTTGATGAGAATGCTATTTTTACCAAGGCGATATTTAAAGACAATACGTTGTTTATTGATGCCAGTTTTGCCGGCGATGCTAATTTCAATGAAACTTATTTTGATGGCAAAACCAATTTTAGTCGTGCTATTTTTCAAGGTGATGTGACGTTTAATAGAGCAGTTTTCAAAGAATTTGCAAGTTTTTCCTATGCCCAGTTTAGAGGACATGTTTCATTAAATCATACCGAATTACCAAAATATTTTGATTTTTCCTATGTGACAAACATTCGAGATGTCATTAATTTTAATAACAGCAATGATCTTTATAGTTATGAAACCAGCATTAATCTGATAGGTACGGATATCAGTAAATTAAGGCTTGATTACAGCTTTTTTTCATTATACTTTCCTGAAGACACCAGTGATACCGACATCAGAAATGTGTATGAAGATCTTATCAAGTTGCAGAAAGATTATGGCTATGATGCAGGCTATAAGAAGATAATGATTGAATACAATACGTATACTTATATGAAAAATAAGCAATATATTAGATACTTTTTCGATAAGTACCTATGGAATTTTGGATTTGATAAAACCAACCTGATTTTAATTGTCATTTATATCATTATTTTCTTCAGTTTAATAAATAGTTTTTTTATTCTACGTTGGAGCGAGAAATTTATCATATTCCTTTTTTAA
- the ankI gene encoding Dot/Icm T4SS effector AnkI/LegAS4, giving the protein MSKFYPYRSVKNPTMPYSLRSKSARTRKSRVRKLPERFRDYTLTSNPFAFQFSLDESSKKRHFDSDHGRAKKGQVNKRGRVKEHDDAVDTESTMYSLGISNMHATDYLPSPLDKPELCAVRPVNLLKAFGGYGLYATVTIPAETCLGEYTGREFTIDEFERYLETEPGANPSYAMDMDNRIIDARIAGNFTRFINFSDSQANVEFREGRRGHQRVVMVVATKPIYAGEQILVDYNKYDEHASKDYYFLNPQDSWQSTWEMYEEHCARYERVRYPIVLDYFHIAETDKVYSTKLGMMVLEGAHLDESVEELADEVNLPYLKMDSHRRILDASETDLFTPLMMACFLGQVENVQWLIEHGACIDQQQNHSGNCPLFFALEGYRRDESRRPIFLEIMRRLILQNANPAVHDRADLTFLHKAISVLAVEDLGLVISWLTSQPDRDFTALYEYLNDQDNDLILHCLKNKLFGQFGLLLSAYPTYFEDNYTKADEEDMAFYTQQFKKATEAYSEAEIECLLECLTGAGIELQDELREAVGLPAASSAIRL; this is encoded by the coding sequence ATGAGCAAATTTTATCCTTATCGATCGGTGAAAAATCCAACTATGCCATATTCACTCAGAAGTAAGTCTGCCAGAACCAGAAAAAGCCGAGTCCGAAAACTTCCAGAACGGTTTCGTGATTACACGTTAACCAGTAATCCTTTTGCCTTTCAGTTTTCATTGGATGAATCCAGTAAAAAACGCCACTTCGACTCGGATCATGGAAGAGCTAAAAAAGGACAAGTAAATAAAAGAGGGCGGGTAAAGGAACATGATGATGCGGTTGACACCGAAAGCACCATGTATTCACTTGGAATCAGCAATATGCATGCCACCGATTATCTTCCTTCTCCTTTGGACAAGCCTGAGTTATGTGCGGTAAGGCCTGTTAATCTTCTCAAAGCATTTGGTGGTTATGGATTGTATGCTACGGTAACGATTCCTGCTGAAACTTGCTTGGGAGAATACACAGGCAGGGAGTTTACGATAGACGAGTTTGAACGCTACCTGGAAACAGAGCCTGGAGCAAATCCTAGTTATGCCATGGATATGGATAATAGAATTATTGATGCAAGAATAGCAGGAAATTTTACTCGATTTATAAATTTTTCTGATAGCCAGGCTAATGTTGAGTTTAGGGAAGGAAGAAGAGGGCATCAACGAGTAGTGATGGTCGTCGCAACCAAACCCATCTATGCTGGTGAACAAATTTTAGTAGATTATAACAAGTATGATGAGCATGCCTCTAAAGATTATTATTTTTTAAATCCTCAAGACAGCTGGCAGTCCACGTGGGAAATGTATGAGGAACATTGTGCGCGTTATGAGCGAGTCAGATATCCTATTGTATTGGATTATTTCCATATTGCCGAAACAGATAAAGTGTATTCGACCAAGCTAGGGATGATGGTATTGGAAGGCGCTCATTTGGATGAGTCGGTGGAAGAACTGGCGGATGAGGTGAATTTGCCTTATTTAAAAATGGATAGCCATCGTAGGATACTGGATGCGTCTGAAACCGATTTATTTACCCCACTCATGATGGCTTGTTTTTTGGGCCAAGTGGAGAATGTTCAATGGCTCATTGAGCATGGTGCCTGCATTGATCAACAACAAAATCACTCAGGCAATTGCCCGCTTTTTTTTGCATTGGAAGGTTATCGCCGTGATGAAAGCCGGCGTCCAATATTCCTGGAAATCATGAGACGATTGATTCTTCAAAATGCAAATCCTGCAGTCCATGATAGAGCGGATTTAACGTTTCTGCATAAGGCTATCTCTGTTTTAGCGGTAGAGGATTTGGGTTTGGTGATTTCGTGGTTAACAAGTCAGCCTGATCGTGATTTTACTGCGTTGTATGAATATCTTAATGATCAGGATAATGACCTCATTTTACATTGCCTTAAAAATAAATTATTTGGTCAGTTTGGGCTTTTATTAAGCGCATACCCAACGTATTTTGAGGATAATTATACCAAGGCTGATGAAGAAGATATGGCATTTTATACCCAGCAATTTAAAAAAGCCACGGAGGCTTATTCAGAGGCTGAAATAGAGTGTCTCCTTGAATGTTTGACAGGTGCGGGCATTGAACTCCAGGATGAACTTCGTGAAGCGGTTGGCTTGCCGGCTGCAAGTTCGGCGATACGGCTGTAA
- a CDS encoding acylphosphatase, with protein sequence MAKQACMCCYISGRVQGVWFRASTKEQAERLRLNGWARNLPDGRVEVLACGDENRLNLLYEWLKQGPQLAIVHDCSREDIPWQNYEGFHIK encoded by the coding sequence TTGGCCAAGCAAGCCTGCATGTGCTGTTATATTTCAGGACGAGTTCAAGGGGTATGGTTTCGCGCTTCGACGAAAGAACAGGCAGAGCGGTTAAGACTCAATGGTTGGGCACGTAATTTGCCAGACGGCAGAGTAGAAGTATTGGCTTGTGGTGATGAAAACCGACTTAATTTATTATACGAGTGGTTAAAGCAGGGGCCGCAATTGGCCATCGTCCATGACTGCAGTCGAGAAGACATACCATGGCAGAATTATGAAGGATTCCATATTAAATAA
- the msbA gene encoding lipid A export permease/ATP-binding protein MsbA produces MKKNTHLKAGPLYSRLLTYVKPFWPVLLLGVGANIFYSGIDAGFTYMMRPFLDKGFIDIDMSFVKQIPLIVLIGISVRGLVSSLGSYCMTWVARSVVKMLRQRVFAHIIRLPADYYDEATSGQLLSKILYDVEQVAQVSADALTDLVQNTCLVIGLLVVMMVICWQLSLMFLLTIPFVGLLVNFTNKRVRRISHKVQKTMGEVTAIAGEAIDGYRVVRIFGGEHYEVNKFNKATELSRQNDMKVAMSKAINVFGVQFIIASGIAVIIFAAIKLATVITISAGSFLAIIAAMLQLIKPMKTLTTLNATIQRGLAGAESVFNLLDMPVESDTGQSLGSKIRGSVCFDRVSYAYRQGQPVLHEVDFTIEAGETVALVGHSGSGKTTIASLLPRFYEVSCGKITLDGIPIRELSLSSLRANIALVSQHVTLFNDTLANNIAYGRFDVDRKQIITAAKLAYADEFIKNLPQGYDTRIGENGVLLSGGQRQRLAIARAILKDAPLLILDEATSALDSESEQYIQAALEKVMKNRTTLVIAHRLSTIQRANKIVVMHQGRVVEQGTHQQLLALDGHYAQLYKVQKLGIKNEEEAVA; encoded by the coding sequence ATGAAAAAAAACACCCATCTTAAAGCTGGACCCTTATATTCTCGTTTATTGACTTACGTCAAACCTTTTTGGCCTGTCCTTCTTTTAGGCGTAGGTGCCAATATTTTTTATTCAGGCATCGATGCCGGTTTCACCTATATGATGCGCCCTTTTCTGGATAAAGGGTTTATTGATATTGATATGTCGTTTGTCAAACAAATTCCTTTAATTGTGCTCATCGGAATCTCAGTTCGCGGCTTGGTAAGTTCTCTTGGCAGTTATTGTATGACCTGGGTGGCGCGCTCGGTGGTTAAAATGCTGCGGCAGCGGGTTTTTGCCCATATCATTCGCTTGCCGGCGGATTACTACGATGAGGCTACCTCAGGTCAATTATTATCCAAGATTCTTTATGACGTTGAGCAAGTTGCCCAGGTCAGTGCGGATGCGTTAACGGATCTTGTGCAAAACACCTGTCTTGTCATTGGCTTGCTGGTGGTCATGATGGTGATTTGCTGGCAATTATCTTTGATGTTTTTATTGACGATCCCATTCGTTGGTTTGTTAGTGAATTTTACCAATAAACGAGTGCGGCGGATTAGTCATAAAGTGCAAAAAACGATGGGTGAGGTAACTGCAATTGCCGGAGAGGCCATAGATGGTTATCGTGTGGTACGTATTTTTGGTGGCGAGCATTATGAGGTCAATAAATTCAATAAAGCCACAGAGCTTTCGCGTCAAAATGATATGAAAGTAGCGATGAGCAAAGCAATCAATGTGTTTGGGGTGCAGTTTATTATTGCATCAGGGATTGCGGTAATTATTTTTGCGGCAATTAAGCTTGCCACCGTAATAACCATCAGTGCCGGCTCTTTCTTGGCTATCATCGCAGCGATGTTGCAGCTTATCAAGCCTATGAAAACATTAACAACGCTAAATGCTACCATCCAGCGAGGTCTTGCCGGGGCGGAAAGTGTGTTTAATTTATTGGACATGCCTGTAGAATCTGACACTGGTCAATCATTGGGTTCAAAGATTCGTGGTTCTGTTTGTTTTGATCGTGTTTCCTACGCATATCGTCAAGGTCAGCCTGTATTGCATGAAGTAGATTTTACTATCGAGGCTGGTGAAACTGTTGCCTTGGTAGGACATTCTGGCAGTGGCAAAACAACCATTGCCAGTTTATTGCCTCGTTTTTATGAAGTAAGCTGTGGCAAAATTACCCTCGATGGCATACCCATACGTGAATTATCTTTAAGCAGTTTACGCGCTAACATAGCCTTGGTTAGCCAGCATGTGACTCTTTTTAATGATACCTTAGCCAATAATATTGCCTATGGTCGTTTTGATGTTGATCGTAAACAAATTATTACTGCTGCAAAATTAGCCTATGCTGATGAATTTATTAAAAATTTGCCGCAGGGGTATGACACCCGTATTGGTGAAAATGGTGTGCTTTTATCTGGGGGACAACGGCAACGTTTAGCGATTGCACGCGCTATTTTAAAAGATGCTCCTCTTCTTATTCTGGATGAGGCAACGTCTGCTCTCGACAGCGAATCAGAACAATATATTCAGGCTGCGTTAGAAAAGGTAATGAAAAACAGAACAACATTGGTTATCGCACATCGGTTGTCTACCATCCAGCGCGCGAATAAAATTGTTGTCATGCATCAGGGGCGAGTGGTAGAGCAAGGAACTCATCAGCAATTATTGGCTTTGGATGGTCATTATGCCCAATTGTATAAAGTGCAGAAGTTAGGAATTAAAAATGAAGAGGAAGCGGTTGCTTAA